From the Argentina anserina chromosome 3, drPotAnse1.1, whole genome shotgun sequence genome, the window TTCCATATCGTTccaatatatcggtcaactcaaTATAtcggtgacttttttttttaaattgtgtCGTTTTTTCAAATGTCGTCGTTTTGTCAAATTGGGGTCGTTTTTGCAAATATCAGTCGACCACTCGACCTGAGTTCTGAGTCTCTGACCTTCATTCAACCATTCAGCCCCTTTCGATCTGagaagaattgaagaagagAGACTGGGAGAGCAATAATCGATCGATTCAATCCATTCAACCATTTCCCCTCCCGTCGCCCAGCTCTGTCGCACGTTCACCCAGTTCCCCCGCGTCGTCGCATCGTCACATGATTCCCCTGCGTCGTCGCACCGTCACCCAGTTCCCCTCGCGTCGTCGCACCGTCACCCAATTCCAATCTCGTCGTCGCCCAGTCCAGATGCCTAGCTCCGTCGATATTTCAGGTATTGTCTGTCGTACTAGATTGGTTGTTTGAATTagtgtttctgttgaatttgttaTGTGAATCAGTGTTTATTTAAACATAAGATGGGACCAAATCAGTGTTTATGTAGTGGAGAACTCATAGACCTTCACACTTCAATGTAGACAGGATTGCTCGGTAAACATAGTATTCCCTTTTTCCAATTTTTCTATGAAGGttactattaaaattaaaacattccTGTGCCTAAGTCTAAGTTTGTTCCTCATCACCAAAACATATGATATTCACCTGTTCACCTGAACATGTATGCGATGTTTTGTATGTTCAGCACTGGTGAAGATCTCTAGCCTTTGGTTTGATTGTAGAGGtataaacaaataaatgtTACAGTTACCTCATCAATTGGATAGAATTTAGATTTTAGAGGATCTGAGAACCAACAAAGAAGTTAGAGTCGAAAGATGTGAAATAGAAGCTAAACAATAATAATGTTAATGCATCTATTCTACTAGTATAATTCTGTTTATGATTTCAGTTTATGGTTCTCCCTAAGGAGTAAGGACCCTAACCCAGACCCTACTCTTCCATAGCAATACTCTCAAGAATAGTCCTGGTACAAATTTAAGAACAGAGATATGAAATGATCAGTAAATGCCTAAATGATAATGCCATGGCTGAGGTTAAAGTTACTGTATTCGCGGAACAGCACAACAAGATTCTATGTATTATACTGTCTAGAAATGGTACatcttatatatgtattatccTTATAATGATATCTTATCTAACTGTACGTAACGTAAAGTTGAATACATTTGCATAATGTATAAATGTACTACATTTATAGGTTTGAGCTTATGAACTTGTAATGGCTCAAAGTGTTGGTACTAGTTCTTCTAGAGCTTCTAATCCATCCGGTTCTACTCCAACAACAACTACCCCTTCACAAGAAAATTCTGAATTATGGAGACCGGCTTCGGAAGATGTTGGTTGGGAGTTTGGATTTTGTGAGGATCGTACTAAGAGGAGTGTGGTTACTTGCTTGTTGTGTCACAAAAAAGTTAGTACTTGTGGAATAACTCGATTAAAGGAGCACATAGCCGGTATAAAGGGTAATGTTGCCCCATGTAAGAAAGCACATGATGAAGCCAAAGCCAAGTGCAAAAAAGCTCTCTTGGTAgggaaggaaaagaaaagtgcTTTGAGTGCACATGATGTAGGAGTGAGGGAAGAAGTTCACTTGAGATcacaagaagatgaagaagaagaagattatggtgatgatgatgatgaggaggaggtggaggtggtTCAAATCACGGGAGCAAAAAAAAGGAAGGACATGAGAGGGCCTATGGATAGGTTTGCATCTTCTATTCATCCTACCGATGTAGGCAAAAAAAGGAAGCAACAAGTTATCAATGATGCATTTGCTAAGGAAAGAACACAGGATGTGCATGGATATTTAGCACGATGGGTGTATGAGagtggtattcctttccatGCTCTTGATAATGATAGTTTTAGAAGATTTGTAGAAGCGGTTGGACAATATGGCCCGGGCTACAAACCTCCAAGCCAATATGAATTAAGGGAACCATTGTTGAAAAAGGAAGTAGAGAGGACAAAGAAGGCACTTAAGAGTCAAGAAGATGAGTGGACTAAGAGTGGTTGCTCAATCATGACGGATGCTTGGAGTGATGGGAAACGAAGAAGTATCATGAATTTGTGTGTGAATTGCAACATGGGCAcaactttcctttcttccAAGGAAGCTTCCAATGACTCACATACCGGTGAATACATTTTTACTTATATTAAAGAATGTATTCAAGAAGTTGGGTCACAAAATGTGATTCAAGTGGTGACGGACAATGCTTCTAACAACATGGCGGCGGCcaagaaattgaaagaagaaatTCCTCACATTTTTTGGACTTCATGTGCCACTCATACCATCAATCTTATGCTTCAAGGAATAGGTAGTCTACCTAAATTCCAAGGAGTAATTGAGAAAGCCAAAGCATTCACCGTCTTTATTTATTCACATCACAAGACTTTGGCTATGATGAGGAATTGCACAAAGAAGAAAGATATAGTGAGGCCGGGAGTTACAAGGTTTGCTACTTCTTTCCTTACTTTACAAAGTTTGAACAAGAAGAAGCATATGCTAAGACTATTGTTTGCAAGTAAAGAATGGGAAGATAGTAAGTATTCCAAGACTCAAAAAGGAAAAGCGGCATTTGCTACCATAATGAGTACATCATTTTGGAATGGAGTTGAACTTTGCTTAAAAGTATTTGAACCTTTGGTTAAGGTGCTTCGCCTTGTTGATGGAGATAAAAAACCATCTATGGGTTTCTTATATGGAGAGCTACAACAAGCAAGGAATGAGATCAAAGAGGTATACAACCAAGAGGTGAGCTATGCTCCAATCTTAGAAATTATGGATTCAAAAGCTCGTGATCGGCTTGATGGTCCATTGCATTTGGCGGCTCACTTCTTGAACCCTTATTACTACTTCAAGGATGAAAGTATATGTTTGAATGGAGATGTCATGCATGCTTGTATAACTTGTTCCGAGCACTTCTACCCCAATGATGACCAAACACAAAGCGACATCATGAACATTGAGATACCTAAGTATAGAATGAAAGAAGGTGTGTTTGGAAAATCTTTGGCCATATCGGGATGTGCCAAGAAAGACTTTGATCCGGGTATGTATCTTGTTTAAACCTTATGTTATGTTGTTTATACTTTTACTTGAACCATTAGAACTATAATGTGTATGTCCTAAATTATTTGCATTTTGTTGTAGTTGCATGGTGGTATACTTATGGATTTAATGTGTCAAAATTGCAAAG encodes:
- the LOC126787081 gene encoding uncharacterized protein LOC126787081 gives rise to the protein MDRFASSIHPTDVGKKRKQQVINDAFAKERTQDVHGYLARWVYESGIPFHALDNDSFRRFVEAVGQYGPGYKPPSQYELREPLLKKEVERTKKALKSQEDEWTKSGCSIMTDAWSDGKRRSIMNLCVNCNMGTTFLSSKEASNDSHTGEYIFTYIKECIQEVGSQNVIQVVTDNASNNMAAAKKLKEEIPHIFWTSCATHTINLMLQGIGSLPKFQGVIEKAKAFTVFIYSHHKTLAMMRNCTKKKDIVRPGVTRFATSFLTLQSLNKKKHMLRLLFASKEWEDSKYSKTQKGKAAFATIMSTSFWNGVELCLKVFEPLVKVLRLVDGDKKPSMGFLYGELQQARNEIKEVYNQEVSYAPILEIMDSKARDRLDGPLHLAAHFLNPYYYFKDESICLNGDVMHACITCSEHFYPNDDQTQSDIMNIEIPKYRMKEGVFGKSLAISGCAKKDFDPVAWWYTYGFNVSKLQRIAIRILSLTTSSSGCERNWSTFQGIHTKKRNMLDTSRMRKLVYVQFNAKIINKNRRKDKGKEVLLAKEAKEAQEWLVEGNIIEDMERHKEVSELGSEIPPLSEIRELWPEGF